Within the Euzebya sp. genome, the region CGACCTGGTGCCGGCCGACGAGGCGCCGGAGACCTGGCAGGACCTGCTCGACCCGCGCTGGCAGGGCCAGATCCAGCTGGTCGACCCGGAGAACTCCCCGGCCAACGTCGACCTGTTCCACCTGCTCGCCACCGAGTACGGGATCGAGTACCTCGAGCAGCTCCGGGCCCAGACCGACGGCAGCCTCGCCGCCGGCACGGTGCCCGCCGCCCAGGCGGTCGGCGCCGGCGAGTACGCGATCGGCGTCCCGAACACCCCCGCCGCCATCATCCCGCTGCAGGCGGAGGGCGCCCCGATCGACGTGCACGTGCCGGACCTGACGACCGGCGCAGAGGTGGTCATCGGGCTCGCCGCCGGGGCGAGCAACCCGGCGGCCGCCCAGCTGTTCGCCCACTTCGTCCTGAGCGAGCAGGGCAACGCGATCCTCAACGAGGGGGACGGTCCGGTCGGCCCCTACGACGCCGACGAGCTGCCGGCCGAGTACACCCAGGTGGACCGCGCGGAGTCCCTGTCCCAGGCCGAGGCGATCTTCGCGGCCCTCTCCTAGGGCTCGGTCCCCTCACCCACGCCTTCCCCACCCGCGAGACACGGATCGGACCCGACGTGGCATCCATCACCGGCCTCACCCCCGAGGACCGACTCGACATCATGGACCTGTACGCCCGCTACGCCTGGGCGATGGACTCAGCGGACCTCGACGCGTTCGTCGAGTGCTACGTCCCGGGCGGCCAGCTGCTCGACAGCCACGGCGCCACCGAGGGGGAGGAGGCGTTCCGCGCCTGGCTGTCGCTGTTCCTCGGCGACTCGGCGTTCCCGGGCAGCCAGCACTTCTACACCCAGTGGAAGATGCAGGCCGACGGACCCGACGCGGCCACCTGCAACGTCTACGTCGTCCGCATGTACCAGATCCCGAAGACCCGGAACTCCCAACCGATCTGGCAGGGCTACTACACCGACGACGTGCGGAAGGTCGACGGGCGCTGGGGCTTCTGGCGCAAGCGGATCCACCAGGCGTGGGAGCTGTTCGGCACCCCACCGGACCAGGTCAAGTCCGACGCGGCCCCGCCGTACGTCGATCGCCTGCACCACCACGGCGTCTCGCTGCGATGACCGACCTGCGCTTCGGGCTCGACGTCTGGCAGCAGCGCAGCTCGATCGACGAGCTCCGCACCGGCTGGGAGATGGCCGACGCCGCGGGGATCCACAACCTGTGGCTGTGCGACCACTTCAAGTCCCTGCCGATGCGCTCGGAGGGCATGGAACCGATCTTCGAGGCGTGGACCTGCCTCGCCGCGATGGCCGCGGTCACGCAGCGGGCGCGGATCGGGGTCATGGTGACCGGCAACACGATCCGCCACCCGGGCATCCTCGCCAAGATGGCCGTGACCGTCGACCACCTGTCCGGCGGCCGCCTCGAGTTCGGGCTGGGAGCGGGTGACGCGGACAAGGAGCACGCGATGCTCGGGCTCGACTTCCCGCCGGCCCCGCAGCGGCTGGCGCGCTGGCGGGAGGCCCTCGAGGTGATCCGGCGGCTGTGGACCGGCGAGGTGGTCGACTTCGAGGGCGAGCACTACCGCTTGACCGGCGCGATCGGCAACCCGACCCCCCTCCAGCAGCCCCACCCGCCGATCTGGCTCGGCGGCGGCGGCGAGAAGGTCACACTGCGGATCGTCGCCGAGCACGCCGACGTGTGGAACGCGATCGGCATCGAGACCCTCGACGACCTGGCCCGCAAGCTCCGGGTCCTCGACGAGCACTGCGACGCGGTCGGGCGCGACCCCGCGGCCATCCGCCGCACCGTCCAGGTGCACCTCGACGCCCCCGAGGACGTGGACGCGACCACCCGCCGCATGGAGGACCTGGTGGCGCTCGGCTTCACCGAGTTCGTCGTCATCATCCCGCCCCCCGACCCGCTCCCACGGGTCGAGCTGGCCCTCACCACCCTGCTGCCCCGCTTCGGCTTCGCCGCGGCCTGACCCGACCGGAGGACGACATGGACCCCGCCGACCCGACCGACGACCCGACCACCGAGCTCAGCGCCGCGGACCGCCTCGCCATCGCCGAGCTGATCGCGGCGGCCGCCTGGGCGCTCGACACCGGCGACGCCGACGCGTTCGTCGGCACCTTCACCGACGACGCGACCCTCGACATGGGGGAGGTGCACCACGGCCGGGACGCGATCCGCCGCTTCGTGGACGCCTTCGTAGCCGACGACCTCAGCTACCCGCGCGGCCAGCACCTCGTGACCGGCACGGTCATCACCCCGGACTCCGGAGGCGCCGTGGCCCGCTCCTACGTCACCCGGGTCCACCGCCTGCCCATGGGCGGGCGGGGCAACACCCAGGTCGTCTGGACCGGCTACGCCGTCGACGCGGTCAGCCGGACCCAGGAGGGCTGGCGCTTCGCCAGCCGGCGGCTGCGGGCGTGGGAGGGGGAGAAGGCCCCCGTCGAGCTGACCCCCGCGGGCTGACGACGCCATGGGATCGGCCATCCGCGTCGGCCTCGACGTCTGGCAGCACGCCTGCACCGTCGCCGAGCTCCGCCAGGCCTGGCAGACCGCCGACCAGGGCGGCATCGACAACCTGTGGGTCTACGACCACTTCCGCGCCATCCTCGTCGAGGACGAGGCCACGTCGCCGAGCTACGAGGCGTGGACGCTGCTCGCGGCGATGGCCGAGGTGACCTCGCGGGCCCGCATCGGCGTCATGGTGACCGGCAACACCTACCGGCACCCCCTCGTCGTCCACAAGATGGCCGTCACCGTCGACCACCTGTCGGACGGCCGGCTCGAGCTCGGCCTCGGCGCGTCCCACGACCCGCCCGAGCACGCCATGTTCGGCCTCGACCTGCCCGAGCCGCCGGAGCGCGTCGATCGGCTCCGCGAGGCGATCACCTACATGAAGGCGCTGTGGTCCGAGGAGCGCGCGGACCTCGACGGCACCTGGTACCGCCTGTCCGGCGCGGTGTCGGCACCGGCGCCGGTGCAACGCCCCCACCCGCCGATCTGGATCGGCGGGGAGGGCGAGCGGCGCACCCTCCCCCTGGTCGCCGACCACGCCGACGTGTGGACCGCGATCGGCCGCGGGTCCGTCGCGGACTACGCGCGGAAGCAGCACCTGCTCGACGAGCTGTGCGAGGCCGCCGGACGCGACCCGGCCGACGTCCGCCGCTCCGCGCAGGTGCACCTCGACGCCCTCGCGGACGTCGACACCTGCCGTCGACGGATCGGCGAGCTGCACGGCGTCGGCTTCACCGAGTTCGTCGTGATCGTCCCGCCGCCGGACCCGCTGCCGCGGATCGAGGCGTTGCTCACCCGCATCCTCCCGGAGCTGCGCAGCTGACGGGGGCGCTGACCGGGTCGACTAGGATCGCCGACCATGGCTGACGTGGGGGAGGACCAGGAGACCGCGATCGCCGTCGAGCTGCGGCGGCTGCTGCCGCGGCTCTACCGGCGCGTCCGGTACTACGGCGGTGACGAGCTGACGCCGTCCGAGCTGTCCGCGCTGTGCCGCCTCGAGGACGACGGGCCGCTGCGGACCGGTCGGCTGGCCGAGCTCGAGGACGTGACGCCGGCGACGATCTCCCGGCTGATCACCCGTCTGGAGGGCCAGTCGCTGGTCAGCCGGCGACGGGACCCCGCAGACGCGCGCGCGACCCAGGTGGCGATCACGACGGCCGGGCAGCGCCTGATCGACGACCAGCGGGCCCGGCGGACGGCCGTCCTCGTCGCCGAGCTGCGACGTCTTCCCGCCGAGGACCGCCGGGCGCTCGCCGAGGCGCTGCCGGTGCTCGACCGGCTGGCCGACAGCCCCGCCGCGCCCAGCGGGACGGTGGTCCTGCGCGACCTGGTCGACTGAGCGCCGCCCTCCGCGATCAGCCCGTGCGGGGCTCGATCGCCAGCGGGACCTCGAGCGGGCCGTGCTCGGGGAGCTGGGTGAACCCCAACTCGTCGCGGGGGACGGTCAGCGCGAAGGCGTCGGTCGTGTCGAGCAGCTCGTCGACGACCGCGTGGAGCTGGGCGCGGGCGAGGTGCTGGCCGATGCACTTGTGGATCCCGTGGCCGAAGGCCATGCCCACGTCGCCGCGATCGAGGTCGACGGCGTCGGGGTCGGTGAAGACATCGGGGTCCCGGCTCGCCGCCGCGTAGTTGACCGCGACGGGCTGGTCGACCTCGATCACCCGCCCGTGCAGCTCGACCGGGCAGGTGGGGGTCCTGGTGAACCCGGTGTTCGGCGCGTGCAGGCGGAGCAGCTCCTCGACCGCCGGCCCCCGCAGGGCGGGGTCGGCGCGGAGCCGGTCCTGCAGCGCGCGATCCTCACCCAGGTGCATCACGATGCCGGCGAGGCCCAGGACGGGACCGACGTGGGCGGCGACCACGACCTGGCGGAGGGTCCCGACGGCCATCTCCTCATCGAGCGGTCGCCCGTCGAGCTCGATCGACAGCATCGCGCTCAGGCCGTCGTCGTCGAGGGGTCGCCTGGCGCGGTCTCGCAGGATCTCACGGGACCGGTCGTAGATCCGGTAGCTCTGCGCCTTCGTCTCCTCGGGGTCGACGTCGTGGACGCTCGCGACGAACCGGACCGTCGCGTCGAGGAGGTCGTCGGCCAGGTCCGGCGGGATGCCGAGCAGCAGGCACAGCGCGCGGATCGGGACGTGGCGGATGACCGCGGCGACGACGTCCCCGCCGCCTGCGGCCACGAACGGGCCGGTGAGGTCGTGGACCATCGCGTCAATGGCGGGGCGGACCTCGGCGACGCGGTCGGCGGCGAACACCGGGTTGAGGGCGCGCCGGTAGGCGGTGTGCTCGGGCGGGTCGAAGTGGAGGGGCCCCCGGCGACCGGTGTTCGGCAGCTTCGGGACGGCGTTCTGCACGCTCGAGACCCACGTCCTGGTGTCGGTGGTCACCCGCGCGATGTCGGCGTGGCGCGTGAGCATCCAGAAGCCGCCGAGGTCGTCGGTCCAGGCGACCGGGCACCGCTCGCGCAGGTCGTCGAACGTCCGGTGGGGATCGGTGACGAACGCGGGGTCGTGGACGTCGAAGTCCGACGTGGGCATCAGCTGCACCTCCGCCGCCCAACATATGGCTGATGGATGTCGACCGTCAACAGGTTGCACAACGTTGGCGGGCGCGATCGTCAGACGGGCGCGTCCTCCAGGACGTCGAGGATCTCGTCCAGCTCCACCCGAGCGGCCGCCTGCAGATCACCGAGGACCGCGCGGAACAGGTCGTAGGCCCGCTCGGAGGGCCAGTCGACGGGCAGGTGGGCCCGGGGCAGCTGGGGATCGTCGACCAGCAGCTGGCGCCACTCGGTCAGGAGCCGCACCTGCCCCGCGAGGGACCCCGCGACGTCGTCGGGGATCCCGTCGGACCAGCGGGCGAGGAAGGCGTCGTACGCCGCGGCGACCGCGTCGAGGTCCCACGCCTCGGCCACCACGCGGGCGAGGTCGGTCGGGGGCACCGGCTGGGCCACGAAGACCTCGACGAAGTCGGTCAGGTCGAGGTCGGCCAGCACGCCGGTGACGTCGACCTCCCCCGGCGCGATCCACAGCCCGTTGCGCAGCAGGCCGAAGCCGTTCCAGCCGAGCGCGGTCCGCAGGCTGTGGCGGTCGCCGCGCTGGTCCTCGGGGATGGAGAAGCTGAGGAGCGTCCAGCGGTCGTCCGGCAGGTCGCGGACCGGCGCGCTGAACAGGCGGTGCTCACCCTCCCCCAGGACCTTCACGAGCTTGGGGCTCATCCCGAAGTAGGCCCGCCGGCCCGCGCGGTGGCGCTCGAGGTACCCGCGGCTGACCATGCGGGTGAGGGTCGACCGGGCGGCCTGGGCGGACACGCCGAGGCGGTCGAGGACCTCGATCAGCGTGCTCGTCGCGACGGGATCGAGGCACCCGGCGGCGAGGACGTGGTGGCCGAGGAAGGTGAACAGGAGCGTCTGCGGGCGCAGCCCCTCGGTCGCGTACTGTCGCGGTGGCACCACCCGCTGGGTCACGTGAACGGCCTCCCTGTGGGCGCGGACGGGCGAGGGCGGGCGGGACGGGCACCCGGCGTCGGAATGATCGGCTTCCACGCGTCGATCGTCAAGGAAATGCCGCATGAGGTCGCCCGAGGTGTGGTAGAACGTGAGGCCGAATCTCGACGACCGTCGCGCAGACGGCACATGATGGAGGGCGAGGGATGGTGGATCTCGACGGCCGGGTGGCGATCGTGACCGGGGCGGGGGGCGGCCTGGGCCGCAGCCACGCGCTGCTGCTCGCCCAGCGCGGCGCGAAGGTCGGCGTCAACGACCTGGGGGTCACCCGGTCGGGCGAGGGGGCGGAGACCGCCGCCGCCGACGCCGTGGTCGCCGAGATCGTCGACGCCGGCGGGGAGGCCGTCGCCAACCACGACTCGGTCGCCGACGTCGACGGCGCGGACGCGATCGTCCAGACCGCGCTCGACAGCTACGGCCGGGTCGACGTCGTCATCAACAACGCCGGGTTCCTGCGCGACCGCTCGTTCGCGAAGATGACCGCCGAGGAGATCGTGCCGGTCGTCGAGGTCCACCTGCTGGGCGGCATGTACGTCACCAAGGCGGCGTGGCCGCACCTGCGTGAGCAGGGCTACGGCCGGATCGTCAACACCACCTCGGCAGCCGGGCTGTTCGGCAACTTCGGGCAGGCCAACTACTCAGCCGCCAAGATGGGGCTGGTCGGCTTCACCCAGACGATCGCCCACGAGGGAGCCAAGTACGGGATCCGCGCCAACGTCATCGCGCCGCTGGCCGCGTCGCGGATGACCGAGGAGATCATGCCCGCCGAGCTGCTCGCGGCGGTCGACCCCACCTACGTGTCGCCCCTCGTCGCCTACCTCGCCAGCGAGGCGTGCGAGGACACCGGCCGGGTCTTCAGCGTCGGTGGCGGCTACGTCTCCCGCGTCGCCATCGTCGAGGGCCCCGGCGTGGTCTTCGACGACATCCCGACGCCCGAGGGGATCGCCGACCGCTGGGCGGAGATCACCGATGTCGCCGGCGGCCGGGAGTACCCGGGGGGCGCCGGCGAGGAGACCGGCGCGGTCATCGAGCGCGTCACCACCACCAGCTGATCCCCCGACCCCACAGGAGCCGCCATGCCGACCGCACTGACCCTGGCCGAGCTGGCCGACGCGACCGACGAGATCGACCTGGGCACCAGTCCGTGGATCACCGTCGACCAGGCGATGATCGACACCTTCGCCGACGCGACCCGTGACCACCAGTGGATCCACGTCGACGCGGAGAAGGCCGCCGACGGCCCGTTCGGCCAGACGATCGCCCACGGGTTCCTCACCGCGTCGCTGCTGCCGGAGATGCTGTCCGAGCTCCTCGAGATCCCCGACTCCGGCATGGGCGTCAACTACGGCATGGACCGCCTGCGCCTGACCGCCCCGGTCCCCTCCGGCAGCCGCATCCGCGCGGCGGGGAAGGTCGTGGGCACCGAGCGGAAGGGCGACGGCGTCCTGATCCGCGCCGAGATGACCGTCGAGATCGAGGGGAGCGACAAGCCGGCGTTGGTGGGTACGTTCTTGGCACTGCGCTACTGAGCCGTGCAGGACGCTCGACGGTCGGAGGGACCATGAGCACCAGCGCCGACGCGATCCTGGCCGAGATGGCCGAGCTCCACCCCCAGGGGATGGCACCGGCCGCGATCTTCAACGACCCGGGGATCTTCGCCCTCGAGCGCGAGAAGGTCTTCGCGCGGTCGTGGATCTACCTGGCCCACGAGAGCGAGGTGGCCGACGAGGGCGACTACGTCCTGCGCTACATCCTCGACGTCCCGCTCATCGTCGTCCGGTCCGAGGGCGGTGAGATCCAGGCCCTGCACAACCAGTGCCAGCACCGCGGCATGCAGGTGTGCCGGTCGGAGATGGGCAACGCCGCGCACTTCCGCTGCCCGTACCACGGCTGGACCTACCGCAACGACGGCCGACTCGTCGGCGTGCCGGTGGAGAAGCAGGCCTACGGCGACACCCTCGACAAGGCCAGCCTCGGCCTGGTGCGCCTGGCCCAGGTCGACACCTACAACGGGATGATCTTCGGCTGCCTGTCGGCCGACGTCGAACCCCTCGACGAGTGGCTGGGCGACATCGCCTGGTACCTCGACCTGTTCACGACCCGCAGCCCGGCGGGCCTGGAGGTGGTCGGCGCTCCCCAGCGCTGGGTCGTCGACGTCGACTGGAAGATCGCCGGGGAGAACTTCATCGGCGACAGCTACCACACGCTGATGACGCACCGGTCGATGGTCGAGCTCGGCCAGGCGCCGCGGGATCCCAAGTACGCGATGTACGGCGAGCAGATCCACGTCCCGGGCAAGGGCCACGGCGCGATGATGATCGGCGCGCCCCCCGGCGCGGAGCTGCCGCCGTTCTGGGGCTACCCGGCGGAGATGATCGAGCGGGCGAAGACCTCGATGCCGACCAAGGCGCAGTTCGAGGTCGCCCACGAGACCCGCATCGGGCTGACGACCGTCTTCCCGAACCTGTCGATCCACAACCCGATCCGCCGGCCCGACCACCACTACGAGGGGTCGGTGCCGATGATGACCTGGCGGACCTGGAACCCCGTCGGCCCGGGGCGCATCGAGATCACCAGCCACTTCCTGGTCGAGGCCGACGCGACCGAGGAGTTCGCCCAGCTGTCGCAGTGGTCGTACCTGCGGAGCTTCGGGATCTCCGGCACCTTCGAGCAGGACGACGCGGAGATCTGGACCCACATCGCCCGCAACGCCGGGACCTTCACCGGCGGCGCCCACCGGGTGAACTACCAGATGGGCATGGACCTCGAGGTCGACGAGTCCTGGCCCGGTCCGGGCGTCGCCCAGCCGGCGAACTTCACCGACGCGAACCTGCGCAACTTCTACAGCCGCTGGCTGGAGATGATGACGGCATGACCGGGCTCGACACCGCCACCGACGTGGGGGTCGCCGAGGTGCTCCGACACCACCGGGTCAGCGCGTTCCTGACCGCCGAGGCCGAGCTGCTCGACACCTGGCGGCTCCGCGACTGGCTGGCGCTGCTGACCGACGACGTGATCTACCAGGTGCCGATCCGCATCCACAAGGAGGTCACCGAGGACTCCGGGCGCGTCACCGGGGTCCGCACCGACAGCTTCCACATGGACGAGAACCGGGCCAGCCTCGAGATGCGCGTCGACCGCATCGAGACGGGCTTCGCGTGGGCCGAGGAGCCCCCGACCCGCGTCCGGCACCTGATCGGCAACGTGCGGGTGGACGACGCAGGCGAGGGCGAGGGGGCGGGGGCTGTCGCGGTCCGCTCGAACGTGCTGCTGTACCACACCCGCTGGGACCGGCCGGAGTACCACGTGCTGTCCGCCGAGCGGCACGACGTGCTGGTCGAGGCGCCCGACACGCCGCTCGGCTGGCAGCTGGCCCGCCGCGTCGCGGTGCTGGACAACACCGTGATCCCGGTCCTCCACATGAGCTGGTTCCTCTAGATGGTCGGCGAGCCGACGCCCGACGCCACGCCCGAGAGCGACTGGGTCACCGTCGCCAACGAGTTCACCACCGCGCGGGTCCGCAAGGTCCGGACCCGCAACGGCGAGCGGCTGGAGGTGCACTCGACCAAGCTCGGCACGTCGATCCTCCTGGACCCGCTCGAGCTCGAGTCCCTCACCTGGCAGACCGCCGACACGTTCAGCCGGATGCTCGAGGACCCCTACGGCCCTGAGGACGTCGAACCCCGCGCCCTCAGCGACCTCGTCGCGGACCGCCAGCACGTCACGTTCGACGACGACTAGCAGGACAGGAGCAGCCGTGCCCATCGACCTCGACGCCATCACCGCCATCGACGTCCACACCCACGTGGAGGTGTCCGCCGAGACCGGCAGGGGATCGCTGTCACCGGACCTCGAGGCCGCCGCCGACCGCTACTTCGGCCGGGCCGGGATCGGCCGGCCGACGATCCCGGAGATGGCGACCCACTACCGCGAGCGGTCCATGGCAGCGGTCGTCTTCACCGTCGACGCCCGCACCAACCTGGGGGTCGAGCCGATCCCCAACGACGAGATCGCCGCCGCGGCCGCCGAGCACGACGACGTGCTGATCCCCTTCGCGAGCGTCGACCCCCACCTCGGGCAGGCGGCCGTCGCCGAGGTCCACCGCCTGGTCGAGGTCCACGACGTCAAGGGGTTCAAGTTCCACCCGAGCGTCCAGGGCTTCTTCCCCGATGACCCGATGGCCTACCCGGTGTACGACGCGATCCAGTCCCACGGTCGGATCGCGCTGTTCCACACCGGCCAGACCGGCATCGGTGCGGGCGCCCGGGGAGGGGCCGGGATCCGCCTGAAGTACTCCAACCCGATCCACCTGGACGACGTCGCCGCGGACTTCGGGGACCTGGACATCATCATGGCCCACCCCTCGGTCCCCTGGCAGGACGAGGCGATCAGCGTCGCCACGCACAAGCCGCGGGTGCACATCGACCTGTCGGGCTGGTCCCCGAAGTACTTCCCGCCCCAGCTGGTCCAGCAGGCCCGCACGCGGCTGCAGGACAAGGTGCTGTTCGGCTCGGACTTCCCGATGATCACCCCGGACCGGTGGCTCGCCGACTTCGAGCGCCTCGACTTCCCCGACGACGTCCGCGAGAAGGTGCTCAAGGGCAACGCCGCCAGGCTGCTCGGCCTGGCCTGACCGGGCTGTAGGGTGACGGGTCCATGGGGCGAGAGCTGCGGGACTTCATCATGCGGGGGTCGGTCGTCGACCTCGCCGTCGGCGTGGTCGTCGGGGTGGCGTTCGCCGGGGTGATCAACTCGTTCGTCGCCAACCTGCTGACGCCGCTGGTCACCATCCCGGGCGAGGTGGACTTCAGCCAGCTGTCGCTCACCGTCGGCGGGGGGACGTTCCTCTACGGCCGGTTCCTGAACGACCTCATCGGCTTCCTGCTGATCGCCACCGCCGTGTTCCTCGTCGTCGTCCGGCCGATGAACCGGCTGCGGGCCGCCCGCGCCCGCAGCGGGGACGCCGCGACGGTCCGCTGCGCGGAGTGCCTGTCGACCATCCCCGCGGCGGCCCGCCGCTGCGCGTTCTGCGCGGCGCCCCAGGACCCCGTCGGACCTGCCGCCGAGGGGGTCGATGCCTGACGGCGGGCGCCGCTGGCGGGCCCGGCCGCTGGCGGCCGCGTTCGCACGCCTCGCGTGGATCGCCCTGCCGGTCGTCGTCGGCGCGGTCGTCGGGATCGGCGTGGCCGCACTGCTGCGCGACGTCGGCGCAGCCGCGTGGGTGCGGCTCGCCGGAGCGATGGCGGGCGCCACGCTCGCGGTCCTCGGCACCGAGCGGGTCGCCCGTCGGCTGCTGCCCCTCGCCGCCCTGCTGTCGCTGTCGGCGACGTTCGAGGATCCGGTGCCGTCGCGGTTCCGCACCGCGCTGCTGGGCGGGTCCGGCCGCCGGGCTCTCGAGCGCCTCGCCGCCGCCGGCGGGGACCGCCCGCCGGATGCGGCGCACGTCGCGACCGCCCTCGCGCTGCTCACCCGGCTGACGGCGCACGACCGGGGCAGCCGGGGCCACTCCGAGCGCGTCCGGGCCTTCGTCGACCTCCTCGCCACCGAGATGGGCATCCGGGGAGCCGCGTTCGAGCGGCTGCGGTGGGTCGCGCTGCTGCACGACGTCGGGAAGGTGGCGGTGCCGGCCGGGGTGCTGAACAAGCCCGACCGCCTCGACGAGGACGAGTGGGCCCTGGTCCGCCGGCACCCCGATGAGGGCGGCCGACTGGCCGAGCCGCTCCGCCCGGTCCTCGGCGACGCCATCGACGGCAT harbors:
- a CDS encoding nuclear transport factor 2 family protein; translated protein: MASITGLTPEDRLDIMDLYARYAWAMDSADLDAFVECYVPGGQLLDSHGATEGEEAFRAWLSLFLGDSAFPGSQHFYTQWKMQADGPDAATCNVYVVRMYQIPKTRNSQPIWQGYYTDDVRKVDGRWGFWRKRIHQAWELFGTPPDQVKSDAAPPYVDRLHHHGVSLR
- a CDS encoding TIGR03560 family F420-dependent LLM class oxidoreductase, with translation MTDLRFGLDVWQQRSSIDELRTGWEMADAAGIHNLWLCDHFKSLPMRSEGMEPIFEAWTCLAAMAAVTQRARIGVMVTGNTIRHPGILAKMAVTVDHLSGGRLEFGLGAGDADKEHAMLGLDFPPAPQRLARWREALEVIRRLWTGEVVDFEGEHYRLTGAIGNPTPLQQPHPPIWLGGGGEKVTLRIVAEHADVWNAIGIETLDDLARKLRVLDEHCDAVGRDPAAIRRTVQVHLDAPEDVDATTRRMEDLVALGFTEFVVIIPPPDPLPRVELALTTLLPRFGFAAA
- a CDS encoding nuclear transport factor 2 family protein, translated to MDPADPTDDPTTELSAADRLAIAELIAAAAWALDTGDADAFVGTFTDDATLDMGEVHHGRDAIRRFVDAFVADDLSYPRGQHLVTGTVITPDSGGAVARSYVTRVHRLPMGGRGNTQVVWTGYAVDAVSRTQEGWRFASRRLRAWEGEKAPVELTPAG
- a CDS encoding TIGR03560 family F420-dependent LLM class oxidoreductase, producing MGSAIRVGLDVWQHACTVAELRQAWQTADQGGIDNLWVYDHFRAILVEDEATSPSYEAWTLLAAMAEVTSRARIGVMVTGNTYRHPLVVHKMAVTVDHLSDGRLELGLGASHDPPEHAMFGLDLPEPPERVDRLREAITYMKALWSEERADLDGTWYRLSGAVSAPAPVQRPHPPIWIGGEGERRTLPLVADHADVWTAIGRGSVADYARKQHLLDELCEAAGRDPADVRRSAQVHLDALADVDTCRRRIGELHGVGFTEFVVIVPPPDPLPRIEALLTRILPELRS
- a CDS encoding MarR family winged helix-turn-helix transcriptional regulator, with the protein product MADVGEDQETAIAVELRRLLPRLYRRVRYYGGDELTPSELSALCRLEDDGPLRTGRLAELEDVTPATISRLITRLEGQSLVSRRRDPADARATQVAITTAGQRLIDDQRARRTAVLVAELRRLPAEDRRALAEALPVLDRLADSPAAPSGTVVLRDLVD
- a CDS encoding cytochrome P450; the encoded protein is MPTSDFDVHDPAFVTDPHRTFDDLRERCPVAWTDDLGGFWMLTRHADIARVTTDTRTWVSSVQNAVPKLPNTGRRGPLHFDPPEHTAYRRALNPVFAADRVAEVRPAIDAMVHDLTGPFVAAGGGDVVAAVIRHVPIRALCLLLGIPPDLADDLLDATVRFVASVHDVDPEETKAQSYRIYDRSREILRDRARRPLDDDGLSAMLSIELDGRPLDEEMAVGTLRQVVVAAHVGPVLGLAGIVMHLGEDRALQDRLRADPALRGPAVEELLRLHAPNTGFTRTPTCPVELHGRVIEVDQPVAVNYAAASRDPDVFTDPDAVDLDRGDVGMAFGHGIHKCIGQHLARAQLHAVVDELLDTTDAFALTVPRDELGFTQLPEHGPLEVPLAIEPRTG
- a CDS encoding PaaX family transcriptional regulator C-terminal domain-containing protein, whose protein sequence is MPPRQYATEGLRPQTLLFTFLGHHVLAAGCLDPVATSTLIEVLDRLGVSAQAARSTLTRMVSRGYLERHRAGRRAYFGMSPKLVKVLGEGEHRLFSAPVRDLPDDRWTLLSFSIPEDQRGDRHSLRTALGWNGFGLLRNGLWIAPGEVDVTGVLADLDLTDFVEVFVAQPVPPTDLARVVAEAWDLDAVAAAYDAFLARWSDGIPDDVAGSLAGQVRLLTEWRQLLVDDPQLPRAHLPVDWPSERAYDLFRAVLGDLQAAARVELDEILDVLEDAPV
- a CDS encoding SDR family oxidoreductase — protein: MVDLDGRVAIVTGAGGGLGRSHALLLAQRGAKVGVNDLGVTRSGEGAETAAADAVVAEIVDAGGEAVANHDSVADVDGADAIVQTALDSYGRVDVVINNAGFLRDRSFAKMTAEEIVPVVEVHLLGGMYVTKAAWPHLREQGYGRIVNTTSAAGLFGNFGQANYSAAKMGLVGFTQTIAHEGAKYGIRANVIAPLAASRMTEEIMPAELLAAVDPTYVSPLVAYLASEACEDTGRVFSVGGGYVSRVAIVEGPGVVFDDIPTPEGIADRWAEITDVAGGREYPGGAGEETGAVIERVTTTS
- a CDS encoding MaoC family dehydratase, translated to MPTALTLAELADATDEIDLGTSPWITVDQAMIDTFADATRDHQWIHVDAEKAADGPFGQTIAHGFLTASLLPEMLSELLEIPDSGMGVNYGMDRLRLTAPVPSGSRIRAAGKVVGTERKGDGVLIRAEMTVEIEGSDKPALVGTFLALRY
- a CDS encoding Rieske 2Fe-2S domain-containing protein, translated to MSTSADAILAEMAELHPQGMAPAAIFNDPGIFALEREKVFARSWIYLAHESEVADEGDYVLRYILDVPLIVVRSEGGEIQALHNQCQHRGMQVCRSEMGNAAHFRCPYHGWTYRNDGRLVGVPVEKQAYGDTLDKASLGLVRLAQVDTYNGMIFGCLSADVEPLDEWLGDIAWYLDLFTTRSPAGLEVVGAPQRWVVDVDWKIAGENFIGDSYHTLMTHRSMVELGQAPRDPKYAMYGEQIHVPGKGHGAMMIGAPPGAELPPFWGYPAEMIERAKTSMPTKAQFEVAHETRIGLTTVFPNLSIHNPIRRPDHHYEGSVPMMTWRTWNPVGPGRIEITSHFLVEADATEEFAQLSQWSYLRSFGISGTFEQDDAEIWTHIARNAGTFTGGAHRVNYQMGMDLEVDESWPGPGVAQPANFTDANLRNFYSRWLEMMTA
- a CDS encoding 3-phenylpropionate/cinnamic acid dioxygenase subunit beta yields the protein MTGLDTATDVGVAEVLRHHRVSAFLTAEAELLDTWRLRDWLALLTDDVIYQVPIRIHKEVTEDSGRVTGVRTDSFHMDENRASLEMRVDRIETGFAWAEEPPTRVRHLIGNVRVDDAGEGEGAGAVAVRSNVLLYHTRWDRPEYHVLSAERHDVLVEAPDTPLGWQLARRVAVLDNTVIPVLHMSWFL
- a CDS encoding dihydrodiol dehydrogenase; this translates as MVGEPTPDATPESDWVTVANEFTTARVRKVRTRNGERLEVHSTKLGTSILLDPLELESLTWQTADTFSRMLEDPYGPEDVEPRALSDLVADRQHVTFDDD
- a CDS encoding amidohydrolase family protein, whose product is MDLDAITAIDVHTHVEVSAETGRGSLSPDLEAAADRYFGRAGIGRPTIPEMATHYRERSMAAVVFTVDARTNLGVEPIPNDEIAAAAAEHDDVLIPFASVDPHLGQAAVAEVHRLVEVHDVKGFKFHPSVQGFFPDDPMAYPVYDAIQSHGRIALFHTGQTGIGAGARGGAGIRLKYSNPIHLDDVAADFGDLDIIMAHPSVPWQDEAISVATHKPRVHIDLSGWSPKYFPPQLVQQARTRLQDKVLFGSDFPMITPDRWLADFERLDFPDDVREKVLKGNAARLLGLA